From the genome of Candidatus Alcyoniella australis:
AACGCAGATCCACGAGCGGTTCAGATCGAGCTCTTTGGGACCGTGCAGCGAACGCAGCTGGCCCTCCTTCTCGCCGATCACAAAACGGACTTTAACGTTGACCCGATCACCCAGTGCGTCCTTTACCGGATCCATCAACAGGATCGCGTTGGTGCCAAACGGACACTGGCTCATCGCCCATAACTCTACGTCGATGATACCGTCGTTTGCAGTGGCCGGTGCCGGAGTCGGCGACGTGGTGGACGGCGTGGTCGAAGCAGTCTCTTCCTGCTCACTGCCATTGGGACAGCCGGCGAGCAGCAGCATGCTCAACACGATGATAATCACACGTGAAAAAGACATTATCTTCCTCGTCCGAGTTTGCATCTAATCCCTCCGTTTGGGCGGCACTAGCATTAGAATATAACCGTCTGAGAGTCAAGAGGACAAAGGCCTTGACACCCTTTATACGCCAGTGTTATAAACTTTTTGCTTAGTTTGACTGAGGAATCAATCAGCGTAGGATTTGTTTTCTGCGCAAGCAATTCGAATTAACCCAGACTACCTTCATCATTCCAAGGAAGGGGGAACCCCATGTCAGATTTGACCCCGAAAATGATCTTTGACGAGAAGATCCCTGAGAACCTGAAGAACGACCCGGGCAAGACGGCAGGCATGAACGCGGTCTACCAGTTCAACATCACCGGTGACAATGGTGGTTCCTGGTTCGTCGACCTGACTGTCGATCCGTCAGCCGTTGGCGAGGGCACCTCGGACAAGGCCAATTGCACCATTACCTGCACCGATGGCGACTTCGTCAACATCGTATCCGGTAAGCTCAACGGCCAGATG
Proteins encoded in this window:
- a CDS encoding SCP2 sterol-binding domain-containing protein, yielding MSDLTPKMIFDEKIPENLKNDPGKTAGMNAVYQFNITGDNGGSWFVDLTVDPSAVGEGTSDKANCTITCTDGDFVNIVSGKLNGQMAFMTGKLKIAGDMGLAMKLQKVLG